The following is a genomic window from Dermatophilaceae bacterium Soc4.6.
CCGGCCCCGGTGACGGGCCCGGTGCCAGGCCCCGCGACAGGCCCGCTGGGCGCGGGCGTGCTCGACGACCCGGCGGCATACGGGCGCTGGCGGCTGCAGGGCGACCCCGAGCTGGCGCAGTGGCGCGAGGAGCCCGAGCCCAGCGAGGCGCCGATCCGGCGCACCTTCGGGGCCGTCGACGACGAGGGCCCGAGCCCCTCGCGGATCGCGGTGCGGGTGCTGGCCGGGCTCGTCGCGGCCACCGTCGTGGTGCTGGTCGGCCTCGCCGTCCTCGTCTTCGGGGTGCTGCGCAAGCCGGGCGACACGGCGCCCGCCGCTTCCGCCAGCCGGCCCTCCACCGCCGCGGTGGCCACCCCACCGCCGGGGGCCGGCGCCGCGAGCGCGACACCCGGGACGGCCACGACCTCGGCGAAACCGACGGCGACCTCGTCGCCCACGACGACCGCCTACCCGCCCGTGTCCCTGGCCGGCAGTCCCTGTGGGGCCAGCGGGACCGGCGCGTGGAGCCGGACCGCGGCCGGCACCAGCCAGACCAGCTGTCCCTTCGCGCTGGCGGTGCAGCGGGCCTTCGTCGCCGGCTCGCCCCGGCCCGGCCAGCCGCGCACCGTCTCGGCGACCAGCCCGGTGACCGGCAAGGCCTATCCGATGGCGTGCACCGGCGACCAGCCCGTCACCTGCACGGGCGGCAACGGCGCCGTCGTCTACCTCTACGGCGGGGCCGCCACCTTCCGCTGATGACGCCGGGGGTGGCTCGATGTATCGCGCAGATACATCTTTGTGTATGGTGACCTGACAAACCTCGACTTTGTCAGGTCACCTACCGCAGAAGGAAGCCATGGCCCGCACCGCCCGCCGTGCCGACCTCCTCGACTTCGCGGTCCTCGGGCTGCTGCACGAGTCGCCGATGCACGGCTACGAGCTGCGCAAGCGGCTCAACACCGCCCTCGGCGCCTTCCGGGCTCTGTCCTACGGCTCGCTGTACCCCTGCCTGCGTGAGCTGCTCGCCACCGGCTGGGTGGCCGAGGCCGCGCAGCAGCCGGGGGTGGCGGGCAGCCGCCGCGCCCGGATCGTCTACGAGCTGACCGCCGCCGGAAAGGAGCACTTCGCCTCGGTCGCCCACGACGCCGGGCCGAGCGCCTGGGAGGACGACGGCTTCGACGTGCACTTCGCCTTCTTCGCCCGCACGACCGCCGAGGTGCGGCTGCGGATCCTCGAGGGACGGCGCTCGCGGCTCGAGGAGCGCCTGGCCACCATCCGCGAGACCTCCGCCCGCAACCGCGAGCGGGCCGACGCCTACACGGCCGCCCTCCAGCGGCACGGCGAGGAGTCGGCCGAGCGCGAGGTCCGCTGGCTCGAGGAGCTCATCCACGCCGAGCGCGCCGTCCCGCCCTCCACCTGAAGCCATCCACACCAGCACGACCAGCCAGCCCCGCGGCCTCCCGCCGGGGACACCACACACAAGGAGTACCCATGGGATCCATTCGTGTCGCCATCGTCGGCGTCGGCAACTGCGCCAGCTCGCTGGTCCAGGGAGTCGAGTACTACAAGGACGCCGACCCCAGCGCGGTCGTGCCCGGCCTGATGCACGTGAAGTTCGGTGACTACCACGTCAGTGACGTCGAGTTCGTCGCCGCGTTCGACGTCGACGCCAAGAAGGTCGGCTTCGACCTCTCCGAGGCGATCGTCGCCAGCGAGAACAACACCATCAAGATCGCCGACGTGCCCCCGACCGGTGTCATGGTCCAGCGCGGCGTCACCAACGACGGCCTCGGCAAGTACTACCGCGAGACCATCGAGGAGTCCGACGCCGAGCCGGTCGACATCGTCGCCGCGCTCAAGGCCGCCCAGGTCGACGTGCTCGTCTCCTACCTGCCGGTGGGCTCCGAGGTCGCCGACAAGTACTACGCCCAGTGCGCCATCGACGCCGGCGTGGCCTTCGTCAACGCCCTGCCCGTCTTCATCGCCAGCGACCCCGTGTGGGCGGCGAAGTTCGAGGCGGCCGGCGTGCCGATCATCGGCGACGACATCAAGAGCCAGGTCGGCGCGACCATCACCCACCGCGTGATGGCCAAGCTCTTCGAGGACCGCGGCGTCACGCTCGACCGCACCTACCAGCTCAACGTCGGCGGCAACATGGACTTCAAGAACATGCTGGAGCGCGACCGCCTCGAGAGCAAGAAGCTGTCGAAGACGCAGGCCGTCACGAGCAACCTCACCGGCCCCCTCGCCGGCCTGAAGAGCGACCGCAACGTGCACATCGGCCCGAGCGACTACGTCGCGTGGCTCGACGACCGCAAGTGGGCCTACGTGCGCCTCGAGGGTCGCGCGTTCGGCGACGTGCCCCTCAACCTCGAGTACAAGCTCGAGGTCTGGGACTCCCCCAACTCGGCCGGCATCATCATCGACGCCATCCGGGCGGCCAAGATCGCCAAGGACCGCGGCATCGGCGGCGCCCTGCTCTCCGCCTCGTCCTACCTGATGAAGTCGCCGCCCGTGCAGCGCGAGGACACCGAGGGCCGGGCCAGGCTCGAGGCATACATCGCGGGCACCGAGGAGCGCTGACCCTCCGGGTCCCCACGCACCACCCCGCACGACCACGGATGCCGCGCACCCCACCCCGGGTGCGCGGCATCCGTGCGCACGGGGGTTGGGCGGGCACCACACCGCCGGCTCGGTGTATCGGTGACAGTCGCGCCCGAGGTCGGCCCGGCTGCTGTGAGCAGCGAGTCCCTCTGCTTCCAGCGCCAGCCGCAGCCTCTCGTCACCCAGGTCGACACGGGCCCACGGCCCGTGGGCCATCGCGGCACTGAGGTGCGACAGGACCCCGGTCAGGCGGTGGGCGACCTTCCGGTGCTGGCCGGACACCACGTGCTGCAGCTGGCCTCGGGTCGCACAGCCACCGAGCCGGGTGAGCTCGGTGACGACGCGGTCGTGGGCCATCGCCCCAGCCTGCCGGGACGCGCGCTCCCCTGCCGGTTGTCCACAGGGGTGGGCGGACAGTCAAACAGGCAGAAGCGAGCAGGAAGTCCACGTCAGACGGGTATGAAGCGCCCTGAGGGTCTCCTCCGCCTGTTTGACCGTCCGCCTCTCACGGCGCGTCGGCCATCCCCGGCCCGAGCACCGCCCCGACACCACGGCGGGCGCCGCGCACCGACTGTCGCAGTAGGCCGGTCGCCGCGTCGCGGGCCGACTCCCCCGACCACGACATCCGCGCGGCCACCAGACCGGCGACGAGGGGGGTGGCGAAGGAGGTGCCGCTCCAGCTCGCGAGGCCCGTGTCGAACGTGGCCGTCTCGCCCGGCTGGGGGCGGGGAGGGTCTGCCGGCCACTCATAGGTGTAGTCCCCGTCGGGATAGGCGGTGACGACGTCGGAACCGCGCGCCCACACGTCGACCCACGAGCCGAAGTTGGAGTAGCGGGCGCGTGACCCGTCGGCATCGAGCGCCCCCACCGACACCGACCACGGGAAGGCCGCGGGCCAGAAGGGCCCCCGGTTGCCGTCGTTGCCCGCCGCGCACACGAGCACCGTGCCCTTCACATGCCGCAGCCACCTCTCCCAGAAGACCTCCATCGACATCAGCGGGTGCCCGTGACGAGTCGTCGCCCCAGCCGACATGCTGATGATGTCGGGCATCGACTCGAGCGAGCGCTTGAGGGCGGGCACGAGGTCGGACTCGAGGATGCCGCCACCGACCCAGAGGAAGCCCTCGACGTCGACCTGGGCCGCGGGGGCCATCGACCGCACGACCCCGGCGATGAAGGTGCCGTGCCCGCGGTAGCGACCCACCGCGCCCTGCTGCTCCTCGTCGCCGGTGACCCCGGCGAGCCAGGGGGTCTTGGCGGCCACGTCGGCGATCAGCCCGGTGTCGACGACGACGACCCGCACCCCCTCGCCGAGGCGCTCGTCCGTCGTGGGCCCGGGGTCGAGCGGCGCCGTCGCTGGCACGGGCACCGGCTCCGTGGCCGGGCACGAGCTCGCCTTGGGGCAGACGTGCACGACGTGGTCGGGGGTGGCGACGCCTTCGCCGAGCACCCGGTCGATCCCGTCGAGTGCCCGCAGCGTGTCGGTGCCGGCCGGGAGCTCGACCCGCGTCAGCCCCGCCGACCCGGCGGCCCGCCCGCGCCCACGCTCGGGTGTGCGCCGGTCGTCCTGACCGGTGCCCTTGGGCGGGACGTCGCCCTCGAGCCCCAGCAGGCGCCGCACCCGCTCGACGTCGCGGTCACGCACCAGCACCACCCCGCGGGCGTAGAAGTAGTCCGCCTCGTCGGGGCGGTCGTCGTCCGGGCCGATCCCGATCGACACACCGACCGCGGCGAAGGCCCCGACGAGCTCCTTCGCCTGGATCGCGCGCAGCTGCCTGGCCATATCGCCGTCGGGGTCCCACGGCGGCTGGTCACCCGGTGGGACGTCGCGGCTGCCACCATGAGTCGACATCAACCAAACCTCCTGCGCAGTGGGGTGTGACATTCAGGCAGAGCAGCTCGGGACGCTCGTGATACCTCTCCCGCCCCGACCCGACACCGAGGGCACCGACGGCGACGGCGACGGCGACGACCACGGCGCCGCCGACCTGGCCGAGACACTGCTTCCGCTCGCACTCTCGCAGCCCCGTCTCGCGCTGACAAGGGCCACGGAGATCCTGTCGAGCGACCCCTCGCCGTACGACGCCTCGGTGGCTCACCAGGCAGCGGGGATCGTCCACCGGGACGCAGGAGACGCCGACGCCGCGCTCGCCCACCTGCGGAGGGCCCGACGGGCCGCGCGCCACTGCGTGCCCGCGGCCACCGCGTCACGTGAGGGCGACGTCCTCGCGACGTACGCCCAGGCCCTCCAGTACGCCGGCAGGACCGGCGCTGCACTGCGCGCCTTCGCCGAGGCTGCCGCGTTGACCCCGCCCCGGGCGCTGCATCGCCTGCTGTTGCGCCGCGCCCACGCGGAGTACCGGCTGGGGCGCTTCACCGACGCCCTGGCCAACCTCGACCTCGCGCTCGCCGGCAGCCAGGCCCAGGCAGACCGCCTCTGGGAGGCGAGGGCCCACAACAACCGGGCCATCGTGCACCTCGCCCTCGGGGCCTTCGCCGAGGCCGACCGCGACGCGGTCGTCGCGGAGGAGCAGTACCGCGCACTCGGGTCCCTCCGCGAGGCCACCGAGGCCCGGCACAACCGGGCCTACGCGGCGATGGGTGCAGGGGACGTGCCGCGGGCGCTGTCGCTCTTCGAGGAGGTCGGGGCCCAGTACCTCGCCCTCGGGGCCGTCCCGCCCGAGCTCGGTATGGACCGGGCGGAGGCGCTGCTGGTCGCGGGGCTCTCGGTCGAGGCGGTCACGATGACGCGCGGCATGCTCGACGCCCCGCGGCTCTCACCCCTGGCTCGGGCGGAGGCCCTGCTCCTCGCCGCCCGCTCGCTGCGCCAGTCGGGCGACCCCGGGGCGGCGAGGGTCAGCGCCACCCTCGCGGCGCACCTCTTCGGGAGCCAGCGACGCCCCACCTGGGCGCTGCGGGCCCGCCTGCTCGGGCTGCAGGCCGAGCGCGACGAGCTGCTCGTCGAGCCGGACGCCCCGCGCGCCGCGTGGTCACGGGTCGCCCGGGCCTCGCGTCGGGTCGCGGCGTCGCTGCAGGACGCGGGGCTGCCCGAGGCACCCGTCGCGCTCCTGCTCCACGGGCAGGCCGCACCGCTCGCCGGGCACCACGAGGAGGGACGGGCCAGCCTGCAGGCTGCGGCCCGGACCCGGCGGAGCGGACCACCCCTCGCCCGTGTAGCCGGCTGGTACGCCGCCGCGCTCCTCGCCGACGCCCGGGGTGAGCGCCGGGCGCTGCTCCACGCCTGCCGCCGCGGCCTCGACGCCGTCGACGAGCACCGGGCGACCTTCGGCGACCTCGAGCTGCGGGCGCTCGCCGGTGACCACGGACTCGGTCTCGCCCGGCTCGCGGTCACCGACGCCGTGCGCGCGGGACGGCCGCGGGAGGTGCTCGGGTGGACCGAGCGGTGGCGGGCGACCGCCCTCGCGGGAGACGTCGGCCTGGGGGCCGACCCGGCTCTGGCGGCCGACGTCGCGGCCCTGCGCGACGTCACGAGACGGCTCGGCTCGGCCCAGGACGAGGCGGGCCCGTCCCTGGCCCGGGAGCAGGCTCGCCTCGAGGCCGCCCTACGACGTCGCCAGCGCCACCGCCGCGGTGAGGGCGCGGCGTCCGGACCTGTCGACCTCGCAACGGCGCTCACCGCCCTGAGCGACGCCAGCCTGCTCTACCTCGTCGAGGTCGACGGCTCCCTGCTCGTCCTCACCGCCCGCGACGGCAGGGTGCGCAGCCGGGTGGTGGGGCCGGCCGGCCGGGCCGGGTCGGAGGCGGCCTACGCGACCTTCGCCCTGCGCCGCGCCGCCCACGGGCGGCCCCTCGACACCGTCGCCGCCGGGCACCGGCTCCAGACCGCGCTGCTGGGTGAGGTCGGCGGGGTGGGTGAGCGGGTCGTCCTGGTGCCGCCGGCCGCCCTGCTCAGCGCACCGTGGAGCCTGCTCCCCGCCCTGCAGGGGTCGGTGCTCACGGTCGCGCCGTCGCTGTCGGCGTGGCACCGAGCCCAGGAGGCGACGGCACCCGACGGCCCGGTCGTGCTCGTCACCGGCCCCGGCCTGACCACCGAGCAGCAGGAGGCCTCGCTCGTCGGGAGCAGCCATGCGGGGGTGGTCACCCTCGACGGCGGTGACGCGACGGTGGAGCGGGCCCTGGCCGTGCTCGACGGTGCCCGCCTGGGTCACGTCGCGGCCCACGGGCACCTGCGCACCGACGCACCGCTCTTCTCCGCCATCGACCTCGCCGACGGACCCCTGATGGTGCACGACCTCCAGCGTCTGGTGCGGCCGCCGGGCGCCATGGTGCTCTCCGCCTGCGAGAGCGCCGGGATGCTCGCGGTGACCTCCGACGAGGCGCTGGGGCTGGTCAGCGCCCTGCTCGGGATGGGGACCCGGTCGGTCGTGGCCAGCGTGGCGGCGGTCAACGACCGGGCCACGGTGAGCGTGATGGCCCACGTGCACGCGGGCGCGGCCTCCGGCGGGACGCTCGCCGAGGGGCTGCGCGACGCCCGCACCGACGAGTCCGCGAGCCCCGTGGTGCGGGCGACCACGGCCGCCTTCACGGCTTTCGGCGCCTGATCGCGCCCTGGTCGGCTCAGCGGGCGTCGACCCAGGGGGTCGTGAGCGGCGCCTGCTCGCCGCACTCCATACGGAAGCGGACGAGGCCGAGGGGCACCCGGGAGAGCGCGAAGCGCCCATCGGGCTCGACGCCGGTGCTGTACGACGCCGACGTCGTCTCCAGCACGACGGACCACCCAGCGGGGACCGGCTCGCCGGAGACGAGCACGACGGCGCCGAGCACCTCGGCGAAGGGATCGCGGATGGCCAGCTCGACGTCGAGGCTCACGTCTCCCAGCTCGAAGAAGTGGATGCGGCTGGCGGACGGGCCCCGCACCGCGCTCTCGAGACCCTGCCCGTCGACCACCTGCATCAGCTGGGCGTCGAGGTCGCGGAAGGAGAAGAGGGCCTTGCTCGAGGCGATGACGTCGTCGGGGACGGGGTCGACGACGTCGAGCAGCACCCCGAGCCGCGCGAGCAGCTCGGCATCGGCGTCGTGCACCCCGAAGGATCGTCCGGTCGCCATCACGCCACCCCTCCCGGCTGGGGCCCGAAGGCATAGGTGGAGCTGCCGAGGATCTTCTCGAGCCGGCCGAGGCACCGCATCCGGGTCGGGCCGATCGAGCCGATGGGCATGCCGAGCGAGTCGGCGACCTCGACGTAGGCAGGCCGGTCGCAGGCCATCAGCACCCGCAGCAGCTGCTGGCACCGCTGCGTGAGCTGGGTGAAGCCGGACCACAGGGCGGCGTCGCGCTCCGACTCGAGCAGGGCGAGGTCGAGCTCGCTGGCCCGGTGGTCCACGAGCCCCGCCCCCAGGTCGTCGTCGCGCACGGTCAGGTCGCGACCCTTGCGCTGCACCACCCGCAGGGCCTCCCGACGGGCCGTCGTCGCCAGCCACCCGGGCAGGGCCTCGGGCTCCTGGATGTGGCCGAGGTTCTCGAGCAGCTTGAGCCACGTCGTCTGCACGACGTCGGCGGCGTCGTCCTCCCCGAGCCGGAAGGAGCGGCCGACGCTCCACAGCAGGCGCGAGAAGCGCTCGACGATGGCGTCCCAGGCGTCCTGGTCACCGGCGGCCGCAGCGTGGACGAGCGTCGTGAGCGAGGGCGGGTCGGTCGGCAGGTCGGTCGGCACGGAGGCTCCAGGGGACGACGGGTCGAGCGGGGGGTGGCTTGCCGACGGTGACCGCCGGGCGACGGAGAGGCTCATTCCCTCAAGAGCGAGCGAGGTCGGCCGTGATACACCCGGGCCGTCGGGAGTGCCTTCGAGCATCCTCTGGGGCGGCGCCCGGGGGCAAGGGCCACCGCGTACGCAGTCCGGCACCGGCCACGAGGCCGCGGGCCGGGTGGTCGGCCCCTCGTGGCGGCCGCAGATCCCGGGCCGAGGGTCGAGGCCCTCCAGCGCGACCACGACAGCGGGGTCACGATCGCCCACCCGGGTGATGCCAGTCACTCGCCCCGCGCGGCATACCAGGCCCGCAGCCGCTGCCCCGCGACCTCGGGGCCCAGCAGGCCCTCGTCGAGGCGCAGGGCCAGCAGGAAGCGGTAGGCCTCGCCCACGACCCGCCCGGGTGGCACACCCAGCAGCGCGCCGATCTCGTTGCCGTCGAGCTCGGGGCGCACGGCCGCCAGCTCCTCCTGGGCCTGGAGTCGCTCGATGCGCACCTCGAGGTCGTCGTAGGCCCGCGACAGCCGGGCAGCCTTCCGCTGGTTGCGGGTGGTCGAGTCGGAGCGGGTGAGCAGGTGCAGCCGGGCGAGCAGGGGGCCGCTGTCGGTGACATAGCGGCGCACGGCAGAGTCGGTCCACTCTCCGGTGCCGTAGCCGTGGAAGCGCAGGTGCAGCTCGACCAGGCGCGACACGGCCGTGATGGTGTCCTTGTCGTAGCGCAGCGCCCGGAGCCGCTTCGCCGTCAGCTTGGCCCCGACCAGCTCGTGGTGGTGGAAGCTGACCCCGCCGCCCTCCTCGAACCGGCGGGTGGCCGGCTTGCCCACGTCGTGCAGGAGCGCGGCGAGGCGCAGCACCAGGTCGGGGGGGCTCACCTCGAGGGGCTCGGCCACCCCGGTCACGCGACGGGGCCCCTCGAGCTCGATGGCCTGCTCGAGCACGGTCAGCGAGTGGTCGTAGACGTCCTTGTGCCGGTGGTGCTCGTCCACCTCGAGGCGCAGGGCCGGCAGCTCGGGCAGGAAGACCTCCGCGAGACCGGTGTCGACGAGCAGCGCCAGGCCCTCCCGCGGCGAGCGCGAGAGCAGCAGCTTCGACAGCTCGTCACGCACCCGCTCGGCCGAGACCATGCCAAGGGTGTCGGCGCGCGCGGTCATCGCCGCCTGCACGTCGGGCGCCACGGCGAAGCCCAGCTGGGAGGCGAAGCGGGCCGCGCGCATCATCCGCAGAGGGTCGTCGGCAAACGACTCGTGGGGCGACGCCGGGGTGCGCAGCACCTTCGCGGCGAGGTCGGCCAGGCCGCCGTGCTCGTCGACGAACTCCAGCGACGGCAGGCGCAGGGCCATCGCGTTGACGGTGAAGTCACGGCGTACGAGGTCGTCGGTCAGCGAAGTGCCGAAGGCGACCTCCGGCTTGCGGCTGGTGCGGTCGTAGGAGTCGGTGCGGTAGGTCGTGATCTCGACCTGGGTGGCCCCCACCCGCAGCCCGATCGTGCCGAACGCGCGTCCGACGTCCCACCGGGCGTCGGCCCACCCGCTGGTGACGGCGGTGATCTGGTCGGGGGTCGCGTCGGTCGTGAAGTCGAGGTCGGCGCTCGAGCGGCCGAGGAAGGCGTCGCGCACCGGGCCCCCGACCAGAGCCAGCTCGTGACCGGCCGTCGCGAAGAGGCTGCCGAGCTCACGCAGCAGCGGCAGGTCGGCGGCCAGGCCGGCGACGGCCTGCTCCTGCAGGCGCGCAGCGGTGGCAGCGGGCAGCAGGGCCGGGGTGGGAGCAGTCGGGGTGTCGGACACGACCACCCACCTTAGGCGAGCCGACCCCCTCACCCCACCGACGTGGCGGCCGGGGCCCGAGCAGTGCGGCGGACACCCACGGCTGCGCT
Proteins encoded in this region:
- a CDS encoding inositol-3-phosphate synthase, with the translated sequence MGSIRVAIVGVGNCASSLVQGVEYYKDADPSAVVPGLMHVKFGDYHVSDVEFVAAFDVDAKKVGFDLSEAIVASENNTIKIADVPPTGVMVQRGVTNDGLGKYYRETIEESDAEPVDIVAALKAAQVDVLVSYLPVGSEVADKYYAQCAIDAGVAFVNALPVFIASDPVWAAKFEAAGVPIIGDDIKSQVGATITHRVMAKLFEDRGVTLDRTYQLNVGGNMDFKNMLERDRLESKKLSKTQAVTSNLTGPLAGLKSDRNVHIGPSDYVAWLDDRKWAYVRLEGRAFGDVPLNLEYKLEVWDSPNSAGIIIDAIRAAKIAKDRGIGGALLSASSYLMKSPPVQREDTEGRARLEAYIAGTEER
- a CDS encoding PadR family transcriptional regulator gives rise to the protein MARTARRADLLDFAVLGLLHESPMHGYELRKRLNTALGAFRALSYGSLYPCLRELLATGWVAEAAQQPGVAGSRRARIVYELTAAGKEHFASVAHDAGPSAWEDDGFDVHFAFFARTTAEVRLRILEGRRSRLEERLATIRETSARNRERADAYTAALQRHGEESAEREVRWLEELIHAERAVPPST
- a CDS encoding S8/S53 family peptidase: MSTHGGSRDVPPGDQPPWDPDGDMARQLRAIQAKELVGAFAAVGVSIGIGPDDDRPDEADYFYARGVVLVRDRDVERVRRLLGLEGDVPPKGTGQDDRRTPERGRGRAAGSAGLTRVELPAGTDTLRALDGIDRVLGEGVATPDHVVHVCPKASSCPATEPVPVPATAPLDPGPTTDERLGEGVRVVVVDTGLIADVAAKTPWLAGVTGDEEQQGAVGRYRGHGTFIAGVVRSMAPAAQVDVEGFLWVGGGILESDLVPALKRSLESMPDIISMSAGATTRHGHPLMSMEVFWERWLRHVKGTVLVCAAGNDGNRGPFWPAAFPWSVSVGALDADGSRARYSNFGSWVDVWARGSDVVTAYPDGDYTYEWPADPPRPQPGETATFDTGLASWSGTSFATPLVAGLVAARMSWSGESARDAATGLLRQSVRGARRGVGAVLGPGMADAP
- a CDS encoding carboxypeptidase regulatory-like domain-containing protein: MATGRSFGVHDADAELLARLGVLLDVVDPVPDDVIASSKALFSFRDLDAQLMQVVDGQGLESAVRGPSASRIHFFELGDVSLDVELAIRDPFAEVLGAVVLVSGEPVPAGWSVVLETTSASYSTGVEPDGRFALSRVPLGLVRFRMECGEQAPLTTPWVDAR
- a CDS encoding sigma-70 family RNA polymerase sigma factor; its protein translation is MPTDLPTDPPSLTTLVHAAAAGDQDAWDAIVERFSRLLWSVGRSFRLGEDDAADVVQTTWLKLLENLGHIQEPEALPGWLATTARREALRVVQRKGRDLTVRDDDLGAGLVDHRASELDLALLESERDAALWSGFTQLTQRCQQLLRVLMACDRPAYVEVADSLGMPIGSIGPTRMRCLGRLEKILGSSTYAFGPQPGGVA
- a CDS encoding CHAT domain-containing protein — translated: MIPLPPRPDTEGTDGDGDGDDHGAADLAETLLPLALSQPRLALTRATEILSSDPSPYDASVAHQAAGIVHRDAGDADAALAHLRRARRAARHCVPAATASREGDVLATYAQALQYAGRTGAALRAFAEAAALTPPRALHRLLLRRAHAEYRLGRFTDALANLDLALAGSQAQADRLWEARAHNNRAIVHLALGAFAEADRDAVVAEEQYRALGSLREATEARHNRAYAAMGAGDVPRALSLFEEVGAQYLALGAVPPELGMDRAEALLVAGLSVEAVTMTRGMLDAPRLSPLARAEALLLAARSLRQSGDPGAARVSATLAAHLFGSQRRPTWALRARLLGLQAERDELLVEPDAPRAAWSRVARASRRVAASLQDAGLPEAPVALLLHGQAAPLAGHHEEGRASLQAAARTRRSGPPLARVAGWYAAALLADARGERRALLHACRRGLDAVDEHRATFGDLELRALAGDHGLGLARLAVTDAVRAGRPREVLGWTERWRATALAGDVGLGADPALAADVAALRDVTRRLGSAQDEAGPSLAREQARLEAALRRRQRHRRGEGAASGPVDLATALTALSDASLLYLVEVDGSLLVLTARDGRVRSRVVGPAGRAGSEAAYATFALRRAAHGRPLDTVAAGHRLQTALLGEVGGVGERVVLVPPAALLSAPWSLLPALQGSVLTVAPSLSAWHRAQEATAPDGPVVLVTGPGLTTEQQEASLVGSSHAGVVTLDGGDATVERALAVLDGARLGHVAAHGHLRTDAPLFSAIDLADGPLMVHDLQRLVRPPGAMVLSACESAGMLAVTSDEALGLVSALLGMGTRSVVASVAAVNDRATVSVMAHVHAGAASGGTLAEGLRDARTDESASPVVRATTAAFTAFGA
- a CDS encoding CCA tRNA nucleotidyltransferase codes for the protein MQEQAVAGLAADLPLLRELGSLFATAGHELALVGGPVRDAFLGRSSADLDFTTDATPDQITAVTSGWADARWDVGRAFGTIGLRVGATQVEITTYRTDSYDRTSRKPEVAFGTSLTDDLVRRDFTVNAMALRLPSLEFVDEHGGLADLAAKVLRTPASPHESFADDPLRMMRAARFASQLGFAVAPDVQAAMTARADTLGMVSAERVRDELSKLLLSRSPREGLALLVDTGLAEVFLPELPALRLEVDEHHRHKDVYDHSLTVLEQAIELEGPRRVTGVAEPLEVSPPDLVLRLAALLHDVGKPATRRFEEGGGVSFHHHELVGAKLTAKRLRALRYDKDTITAVSRLVELHLRFHGYGTGEWTDSAVRRYVTDSGPLLARLHLLTRSDSTTRNQRKAARLSRAYDDLEVRIERLQAQEELAAVRPELDGNEIGALLGVPPGRVVGEAYRFLLALRLDEGLLGPEVAGQRLRAWYAARGE